CAACCAGTTCGCAATTTCCTCTTAATTACATTAGAGCTCGCTCAATCCGGGAGCTTTTCAATTTAATACCCAACTTACCCTTGTAACTTAGACTTTAACAAGTTCGGGTGTGATAGAAGAAAACAACCGTGAAAAGGTAAAAAGGGTGGCATTGTCTTTTACAACTCTAAGATTGGAAGGATGAGGCATCATTCTTATTAACATCTCTCTCATTTGAAAGTTGGAGGCACTGAGAAAGAGTTTATAATTCTATAGCCTGGAGTTTCAAATGGAAGAGTAATACGGGTGGTGAAGAGAGGTTTCTAAGTGACTTATAAACATCCCAAACTCCTTGAAATCATTTTAATATGTGAGCGTTTTATAGTTTTTGGTTCTGAGATTACTTAGGCTTAGGGTCTTAGTGCAATGAAGGGCTTGTCTCATGGTTTCCGTGTAGCTACGAAGGTTTACATCTTTTTTGCACTTGCAATAAGGGAGTCATAGTTACTGtgaacaaatttgaaaattttagagaaaGTAGAAAGAGAAACCTTATGATTGGGTAGCTTATGAGATGTCTACAAATGATGTGGGTGCTTGCTATTTATAGAAAGTTTGGGGGTAACTTGGGTGCTAAGTGTCACACTCTTATTAGAGGCTTAGGAGGAGTCAGGTATAGTGTATCATTTATCCATTGGCGACTTATGAGGTGCATCGATGAGTGCATGCGATGTTTCTTTGATTCTAGGAACAAGTGTTTCTATTGTTAATGTGGGTTTTCATTATGAACATATTTTGATGAGCCGCGagctatatatatttttggtacctacaattataaaaaattatcttttataattaaattttaatgaaaagaataatatttagtatgcaaataaaaaaattgagcaaGATGAAATTAACCCAAATTGAAAGTCACTTTATAGAAATTGGATACCAAATGAATTGAACTGAGTTGTGGAACAGGGACGAAAGGAGGGGTAAGCAAGGCCTTTGCTctgcttaaaatgaaaaattattactttaatctctaaaaatttataaaattttaagttaatacatgataaaattataattttccccAAATGcaagaattttgatttaatccttttaaaaattaaccactacaataataaaattacattttaactcaaaaaaaataaattaatcttcaaccctaaataaatttataatttcgcCTCTATTGTGGAAGATGGTTAGGAATGAGTAATAAAGTATTAAATTTCCAAAGTAGACAGATAAATGCATAAGtgagaaaaactaaaatttctgaTTTTGCCCCGTGGAAGATGATTAAGCATGAGtaatgaagcattaaattttcAAAGTAGTTGGATAAATGCACAAGTGGCAAAAACTAAAAGTTTATATTCGAAAGGGAGATTCGAAGGTGCAAAGAGTATCTTCAGTTGAGATAAGAACTCAAGAAATCTGTCCAACGATAAATTCAGTCTCACTTCATTGGAACAAACGAAGGAGAGAGTTGTGTCCAAATATGAGTGGAAGAAGCTGGAGATTGAAGATACACTGATGGGGAGGGCAGAGCAGGGCAGGGCAATGCAGGGCATTTAGTCAGTGAGACAGAGAGGGTAGTTTTCATTGTGGAAAAGGTGGGATCTGTCTATCAAGTTTAGGGTCATCAATGAACTTGAGATGAATCAGGCTAAAACCACACCTCAGGTGTGATATTTTAAATTCGGATAtggattattattttaatttatttataaaaatttaaatattaattaatttttttaaaataatttaatgtaataaaatcaaaatttgaggCGAATGCAGCATTATTATTGTAGTCGAATAAAACTTGATTCGAGAAATTGTGTTTCAAAAGCTTTGAAATATAACATAGTGTAATATTCAAGAGAAGTATGACTCAGCTGGAACTTCAATATTAAGCTATTTGTCATTAAGTCTGCCTCCCGGCTTAAAGagaatacattaaaattttaattatttcatcatttaaaaattataaaatattaaaaacatttttattgaGGTGGCAAACTGTCTTTTGAAAAAGTATTAATAGTGTTGTCTATTGAATAGTCCATGTTGATAGGCAATTGTCTTCGTGTTGAGGCAATTGTCTTCGTGTTGAAGTTTTGCTTCCTTTACCAAAAAAGTCTTGAAGGATCTATGAAAGGGAAACACTTCAGTTAGTAGAAATATAACTTTAAAGGCTCACAAGAGAAGTATCATATCATAGTACGtaatattaattatgtaaatCACCTGGGTATGCGGAAACTCAACCCACTAATCCGAGAAATATAGGTCACATACTTGCAAGTATCCCTTAGGTTGGTAATTCAAGTTCCTTACATGTAAGTGATTTGCATAATACTACACACTATATTGACATCTTTCTCGTGAGCTTTGTAAGTAGTATCTTCATTAATTGACATGCTTCCTCTACGTAAACACTTTAGAATCTAGATAGAAGAGATAGAGAAATTCTAATTATAAGAATAATATCTATCATTGTTGGGGATTTGGCCGACTCCTCAATAGATACTAGTTTCGAAAAATCAATCCCTTCGACacttttatgttaatatttattacaatttaattcaaataaaattattatttttattattaaaattataattattgccTAGTCAATCTGAATTAACAATAAATTGGTGGTACCAAGTCCCAACCCTGGAATTATCTAGCTGTGAGTACTGTACAAAAGAATTTGTTTTAGTCTGTTTAACAATTTgaatgtaattttatttaaaatcgaTATTCAAATAAAATCTTTCTGATACTATcgactttaaaatttaaatttataaagatttaGGGATATTTCAGCACAtgataatttatgtataataatctaatttaatttaattttatagtttCGTCTTGATGATCACTTCACTCATTCAACGACAGTAGCGTACTGTACTCTCATACACTGCATATCTTATGGGTCTCGCAATCAGTCGCCAAGTCAGTAGTAATAATTAATAAAGGCTGAATCCGAATCCAAATCAATCCACCAATTTACTTACGTAAACTCTGACTTCCCTCGCGGCTTTCCAGGGCGACTTCTCAATCCCCTAAACCCTATTTCTTTTACACAATGAAGATGATTTCTTTGAGCCTTGGGTTGTTGAAACTAGGTTTCCGTAGTGTAGCTGCATGAAATCAGGTTGAGAAAGTATACGTCAGTGAAAAGGAATAGCAGTGTTCTGGATTTTGTTTCCCTCTTTTTGTTTGCCACTGATTCCAAAAGTGAAAAAGCGACCATTACCATTACACTTGTAAGGTCGATTGCAATTAGCAAAAGAAACCATAATTAACTACACCTAGTCACAGGCAAACATGATATAATTTCAATATTAGGTTAATAAAACTCAGAAAAACACAAATCCAACCAACCATAACAGTATCTGCCTCAACACCATTGCTGACAAGCCCAATAACTAAAGTAAAGCATTCAAACATGCAGAAAGCATTAGTTTACTACAATACTGTCAGTTCCTTTCTATGTACATGGAGTTTTTACAGGCAACGAAAGCCCTTTTTTCTTTGATTCAGTGCATATACATGCAAAACACAAAAAGTTCAACTTCCCATGCAGCAAGCAAACTAGTAATGATTCACTGAACCAACATCATTTGACGGCATAGAAGGTTTGTTATTAAGCCCCATACCCAACTTCAACTCCAACTCTTCGCTCCCTTTCCCTTCATTTCCGCCGGAACTGAACAAATGAGCCACGGAGGTAACCACCGCGCATTTCCTCTGGGTTTTATTACCTTTTCTTTTCACCTTCTTCTTTGCTTCCGTGGATGAAGATGATGTACTACAGCGTGAAGGAAGGGGTAAGGCAGATGGAATTTCGAAGTTGGTCTTCGCTTTTGACCCTCTCAACCGCCTCGCCGCCGTGTCATACGCACGTGCAGCCTCCTCGGCCGTGTCGAACGTGCCTAACCAGTGCCTACACCGCCCGATACGGTCGCGTATTTCCGCTGACCACCTCCCCCATGGCCTCTTTCTCACACCTCTATAGCTTTTTTGCATCGAAGCAGCAGCGGCATTGACATTTCTCTTGTTAGAACCGAAGCGATGCGACGCCGAAACGAAACTCGACGTCTCTACCGCGCTCGCTCTATCACCGTCGCCTTGGCTGTTTGAGGTGGTGGGGTTGGTTTTAGTACCGAAGAGGACGTGTTGGCCAACCACAGCAGCTATCCCATCAATAACAGGCTGTGTTTCCAGGTAAGTTCCGATTCCATTTCCGGAATCGGAGAATTCAGTGTAAATGGGTGGATAGCTTCGCCTGTAAAACTGGGTGGAAGCTATCGTTGAAGAATGAGAAGAACAAGCAATAAGGTTATAAAGGCATGGCTTCTCAGTTGTTTCAGAAGCTTTTAAAGTACTATCAGTGGCCGGACTTTGCATTGTTAAGAGCTGAACCGAAGGGGAAAGAAGACGAAGGACGAGAAACTCATTCATAGAGTCTGATAAAATGTACGAGTATGCTATAGTCTAGTATTGAATCCAGATTTATAGagaaaatagtaaattaaaacaaaaaaaaagattttatttataatttgaagaTATTCCTGTCGATTTTGATGACACCGTAATATTTACATTGCCAGTACTAATGGCGGGGATATCCCAAATGGTATATTACCTACTTTACCCTTTCTAATAAATAACCAGAAGAGGGACAGGATTGTGAATAAGGTGAAAATGGATTAGGAAACTCGTAATTAACTCTATCTGGGGCTTGGGTTTGAAGTGATAGAGTAAAATAGGTATTAATAGTGCGTGATCTCGAGGGTGCATAATGGTTAATAGCCGTTGGATTGAGTGACGTCAGGTTAGTATCAATGGATTAGATTGTTTGACACTTTTGACTAAAGATAGATAGATatgttgatgatgatgtttgTGTACATAATTAATATTTGATTTCTCGGTTATATCTGAGAATGGAGTTGGATGTTGAAGAGGTGCAGGGGAGTAACCGTGTGAATACAGATGAAGAACCAGTAGGatcttgatgatgatgatggtaggGGTTGAATCATATGGCGTAAGTTGACACATGAAAGGTCCTGATCCTGTCAATCACACCATTCCTCACTTTTAATCTTTCTCCACCCCTTTCGGATTTTGCATATGGTAAAATCTATTGGAATCGAAGAACCAATGAATAAAATAagctaatatatttattttctttagtttttcaaTAAACTTTTACTGTAATGAAATTGGGATAATAATTTTTAATCGCTCAGGCACCTAGATCTACTTTAGTACCTATATTTTATTTGTTCACTTTGGTTCTTAAACTTAAAAACTAGATCCATTTTAGTCTTTGAACTTAGACTCTATCAAGATTTGATTATGTGACCAATATTATTAGGATAGGATCAGATCGGATGAACCAATAATTGATTGATATAACTGTTCGAACAAATGGATTGAATCGAATGGCTCTGAGACTACttgaaattggtaaaaaaaaAGCGATATCAAAATTACGTTTTagcttttataaaattttaattaattaattaattaattattgttggCTTTGCcgtcaaatcaatcaaattggtTGAATCGGGAACTGGTGGCCTAACCTATTCAACCAATTGTctgattaaaaaatattatatgtgATGCTCTAAAATTGTACCATATTatcactttaaaaatttataatttataatttataattttttacatcatcaaacttttatatttttaagttgaGAGTTGAAgtgaacaaaaaatatatataaatacttaagtgaatttagttgtcgagtttaaatgtaaaaaaatgttATCCCAACAAAATTtgtattcatatatttttaataaaagttaaaatattaaaaattagtcccctaatcattttatttttcaactatCTCCAGCTTCCTCGCTAGTGTTTCTTCACTTAAAAATGGAACAATGAATTGGAGGTACAATAAAACATTACTTTGACAGAAGCCAAAAACAATGAAAGAGTCATAAGAGTAGAACTTCGATTGGTAGAGGTATAAGAACAGATGTATTGGCTTAAAAAATCGAGGCTCAATTGGAACACCATGGGAGAAAGGAACACCGAGTTTTTTCATGACACCACCAAAAGAAAAAGAGCATGGAACAAAAGCTTGGGTGTTCGAAACAAGAGCAACGTTTGGGTGGATGATCCCTCTTCCATTAAGAGCGCATTTGTGGAGCACTTTGAAGGAAATGTAGGTAGACCCAAAACATATGCAGTGATTTATAGATTAATTTTAACTGGATTGATACACATGTAATAGGACTAATTTGCCTGGGTCCAAAACCAATGAAaccagataaaaataaaataattaaacaatcTACTCAAATTACAAATCCAAAtaaaattacaaacccaaaaaaTTTAAGGCCCAGTAACCCACAACATTAagttttttcagaaaaaaaacttTAACCCTAATACCCCATGTGCGCCGCACCCATCTGCTGCCACCACGTGCCTCCGCAGCATGCCCACCGCCCGAGACCTGGCACCCTTAACCGTCTTGCACCGAAATGGCAAAGTCCCACCTCCGTTGACCCTCCATGCGCTtgcaaaaatgatgaaaaagcACATAGAAACAGTGGCCAACAAACAGccgaaataataaaagaaatagtgTATAAacggct
This window of the Gossypium hirsutum isolate 1008001.06 chromosome A09, Gossypium_hirsutum_v2.1, whole genome shotgun sequence genome carries:
- the LOC107890272 gene encoding ethylene-responsive transcription factor ERF084, which codes for MNEFLVLRLLSPSVQLLTMQSPATDSTLKASETTEKPCLYNLIACSSHSSTIASTQFYRRSYPPIYTEFSDSGNGIGTYLETQPVIDGIAAVVGQHVLFGTKTNPTTSNSQGDGDRASAVETSSFVSASHRFGSNKRNVNAAAASMQKSYRGVRKRPWGRWSAEIRDRIGRCRHWLGTFDTAEEAARAYDTAARRLRGSKAKTNFEIPSALPLPSRCSTSSSSTEAKKKVKRKGNKTQRKCAVVTSVAHLFSSGGNEGKGSEELELKLGMGLNNKPSMPSNDVGSVNHY